The following coding sequences are from one Hymenobacter sp. DG25A window:
- a CDS encoding DUF547 domain-containing protein — protein MLYTNALAADGPAQVHQLWNELLFKHVTPDGRVDYQGFLDDEEKLAEYLQVLAQTTPNEQTWTPDDVKAFWLNVYNATTVSLVLEYYPVSSLNTIRLKSGTGFSPWEALTVMAGGHEYSLNQVERTQLRDQFQDPRIHFALVSGAVSSPVLRNEAYEGRRLQAQLEEQTQRFLADPLLNTIAPEHVKLSSLFDWYSAEFGSDTNALVAFINRYSRTPVAATAKIDFLPFDWRLNDRQALSGTQALTR, from the coding sequence ATGCTGTATACCAACGCCCTGGCAGCAGATGGCCCCGCCCAGGTGCATCAGCTTTGGAATGAGCTGCTGTTCAAGCACGTAACCCCAGATGGCCGCGTGGATTACCAGGGTTTCCTGGACGATGAGGAAAAGCTGGCCGAATACCTGCAGGTACTGGCCCAAACCACTCCCAACGAGCAAACCTGGACCCCCGACGACGTAAAAGCCTTTTGGCTGAATGTCTACAATGCTACCACAGTATCCCTGGTGCTGGAATACTACCCGGTCAGCAGCCTGAATACTATTCGGCTTAAATCCGGCACTGGCTTTTCTCCCTGGGAGGCGCTTACGGTAATGGCAGGTGGGCACGAATATTCCCTGAACCAGGTGGAGCGCACCCAGCTGCGCGACCAGTTTCAGGACCCCCGCATTCATTTTGCCCTGGTAAGTGGGGCCGTTTCTTCGCCCGTGCTTCGCAATGAAGCCTACGAAGGCCGCCGCCTGCAAGCCCAGCTCGAAGAGCAGACCCAGCGTTTCCTCGCCGACCCGCTGCTCAATACCATTGCCCCGGAGCACGTGAAGCTCTCCAGCCTGTTCGATTGGTACTCCGCTGAATTTGGGTCTGATACTAATGCCCTAGTGGCTTTCATAAACCGCTATTCGCGCACCCCGGTGGCCGCCACGGCTAAAATAGACTTCCTGCCGTTTGACTGGCGCCTGAACGACCGCCAGGCGCTGAGCGGGACCCAGGCCCTCACCCGCTAA
- a CDS encoding T9SS type A sorting domain-containing protein gives MRKLLSASGFRMALCLVCLAASFNSHGATADGKITPNEYKASQTSGNYTWYLDWDNTYLYVAIQQNGGSNLSAWTLPSVLFLDSNPASPVNSALSADGTLDGITYTDPANSNSSLTFTPPFRADRAFVFTNTGLSMYLANTNTGTWFSPANYPSALNPENDPADLHSGSQQGNTPSIIREFRVYRSAVGMEGSASAFNWFAYTLRNSTATSGGQIPINNPNPLLTSGTQVLPVSFYYTVPSMSDADRSTIFSRISYTYQDASVAPTTSPFYDFTVNAPGKTLTMNGQLVINGNFSLYQGNARMESSSNLTVVKNFLLGENASFAPSTNNFTGQYTLSVGGDFKIMGTFNTGKSTTNFTGSNQNILLSAPTKFYRLIVTKPGVKQLYNELEILQELQLKDGIINTGAYRLKMIVDGKNIMLTEDKGYVLGTVVAISKDPVSVPGNYNFGGIGLKLNANGNNGTSQGPSLGITTVTRYTGTTLYGQALPPYDPYNLVFAKSIKRQYVVEPTYKGENPQNPLNVNLVFTYRHDPAVPTVLVEPTELNSIVESNLALFRSNSMQGPWQLMKPPVRNLDANTVGVNGLRDFVERFIFTLGDGTAPLPVTLTSFAGKPAVGGGVQLTWNTASERNNHAFTVERQVAADRWEALAALPGKGANGGRYTYLDRKAQGSATWYYRLKQTDDNGTFTYSSVVAVITGSQAAHQLQLSPVPTADMLTLSNLPDGAKELVILDQLGRVQLRQAVTGTTATVSVSALSPSTYSVRILGASTVQNARFIKR, from the coding sequence ATGAGAAAGCTACTCTCCGCTTCCGGCTTCCGGATGGCGCTGTGCCTCGTGTGCCTGGCTGCTTCCTTCAATTCGCACGGAGCTACTGCAGATGGAAAAATCACCCCCAACGAGTACAAAGCTTCCCAAACCAGTGGTAACTATACCTGGTACCTGGATTGGGACAATACCTACTTGTATGTAGCTATTCAGCAAAATGGGGGGAGCAACCTTTCTGCCTGGACGCTTCCCTCCGTACTGTTTTTGGATAGCAACCCCGCCTCGCCCGTTAACAGCGCCCTTTCCGCCGATGGTACGCTGGACGGGATAACGTATACCGATCCGGCTAATAGTAACAGCAGCCTGACGTTTACGCCTCCCTTCAGGGCAGACAGGGCTTTCGTTTTTACTAATACCGGACTAAGTATGTACTTAGCCAATACCAATACGGGCACTTGGTTTTCGCCGGCTAATTATCCTTCTGCCCTCAATCCTGAGAACGACCCGGCAGATTTACACTCCGGGTCTCAGCAAGGAAATACTCCTTCTATTATCCGGGAATTTCGCGTGTATCGAAGCGCGGTAGGCATGGAAGGCAGCGCTTCTGCTTTCAACTGGTTTGCCTATACCCTGAGAAACTCAACCGCTACCTCAGGTGGTCAGATACCCATCAACAATCCCAACCCCTTGCTTACAAGTGGCACTCAGGTGCTACCTGTCTCCTTTTACTACACGGTGCCCAGTATGAGCGATGCTGACCGGAGCACTATATTCAGCCGGATTAGCTACACGTACCAGGATGCCAGCGTGGCACCTACCACTTCGCCTTTTTATGACTTCACGGTAAATGCTCCTGGTAAAACGTTAACCATGAATGGGCAGCTGGTGATTAATGGTAATTTCTCCCTTTATCAGGGAAATGCCCGAATGGAAAGCTCATCCAACCTCACAGTGGTAAAGAACTTTCTGCTGGGCGAAAATGCCTCTTTTGCACCCAGCACCAACAATTTCACCGGGCAGTATACGCTTAGCGTAGGTGGCGACTTTAAAATAATGGGGACTTTTAACACTGGAAAAAGCACCACTAATTTTACGGGCAGCAATCAAAATATTTTACTGTCAGCTCCAACGAAATTTTACCGGCTAATAGTCACTAAGCCAGGGGTTAAGCAATTGTATAATGAACTGGAAATCCTACAGGAGCTTCAGCTAAAGGATGGTATAATTAATACGGGTGCTTATCGGCTGAAGATGATAGTGGATGGGAAAAACATCATGCTGACTGAGGACAAAGGCTATGTGCTGGGCACCGTAGTAGCCATCAGCAAAGACCCGGTGAGTGTGCCCGGCAACTATAACTTCGGTGGCATTGGGTTAAAGCTGAACGCCAATGGAAATAACGGTACCAGCCAAGGACCCAGCCTGGGTATTACCACCGTTACGCGCTATACCGGCACCACACTCTACGGCCAGGCGCTGCCTCCCTACGACCCCTACAACCTGGTTTTTGCCAAGAGCATTAAGCGGCAATATGTGGTAGAGCCTACTTACAAAGGCGAAAACCCGCAGAACCCATTAAACGTGAACCTGGTGTTCACCTACCGGCATGATCCTGCCGTACCAACCGTATTGGTAGAGCCCACTGAGCTCAACAGCATTGTTGAATCGAACCTGGCCCTCTTCCGGTCTAACTCGATGCAAGGCCCTTGGCAGTTGATGAAACCGCCGGTACGCAACCTCGATGCCAATACGGTTGGGGTGAATGGGCTTAGGGATTTTGTAGAACGTTTCATCTTTACCCTGGGTGATGGCACGGCGCCCCTACCCGTTACGCTGACCAGCTTTGCCGGCAAACCCGCCGTGGGTGGTGGCGTTCAGCTCACCTGGAATACCGCCTCTGAGCGCAACAACCACGCTTTTACCGTAGAGCGGCAGGTAGCGGCAGACCGTTGGGAAGCTCTGGCCGCTTTGCCCGGCAAGGGCGCCAATGGCGGGCGCTACACCTATCTGGACCGCAAGGCGCAGGGCAGCGCCACCTGGTATTACCGCCTCAAACAAACCGATGACAATGGCACCTTCACTTATTCCTCCGTGGTTGCCGTCATTACCGGTTCTCAGGCAGCGCATCAGCTCCAGCTGAGTCCGGTACCTACTGCCGATATGCTGACGCTGAGCAACCTGCCCGATGGGGCAAAAGAACTGGTGATTCTCGACCAGTTGGGCCGGGTGCAGCTTCGGCAGGCCGTAACGGGAACTACGGCTACTGTTTCTGTTAGTGCCCTGTCGCCCAGCACGTATTCCGTCCGCATACTGGGGGCCAGCACCGTGCAGAATGCCCGCTTTATCAAGCGCTAA
- a CDS encoding DUF2911 domain-containing protein → MLKTSSALLTSMALAGALLLSAPTAQAQLNTPAASPKSTVTQRVGLTEVTITYYRPSVKGRVIFGDSTSKAVVGYGKRWRTGANSTTAIKFSDDVTVEGKKVPAGEYGLYTIPGKTEWTVVLNKSLKQGADVAGFKAADDVASFKVKPYKLGQKVETFTINFADLTPATANVDMQWEMTGAKFKVIADVDSKVMAQIDEKVIKNASPSANDLAAAAAYYYDNNKDAKQALAWIQKANATEPKFWNVLTEAKIRLKMKDYKGAVTAAEQSKKLAQEAKNADYVKMNDALIVDAKKAGKL, encoded by the coding sequence ATGCTGAAAACATCTTCTGCTTTGCTGACCAGCATGGCCCTGGCCGGTGCCCTCCTTCTCTCGGCTCCAACCGCCCAAGCCCAGCTGAACACCCCGGCTGCCAGCCCAAAAAGCACCGTTACGCAGCGCGTAGGCCTCACCGAGGTAACCATTACTTATTATCGCCCCAGCGTGAAAGGCCGCGTGATTTTCGGCGACTCCACCAGCAAGGCGGTGGTGGGCTACGGCAAGCGCTGGCGCACCGGGGCCAACTCTACTACGGCCATCAAGTTTTCGGATGATGTGACCGTGGAAGGCAAGAAAGTGCCAGCCGGCGAATACGGCCTGTACACCATTCCCGGCAAGACGGAGTGGACGGTTGTACTCAACAAAAGCCTGAAACAGGGCGCTGACGTGGCCGGCTTTAAGGCCGCCGACGATGTAGCCTCCTTTAAAGTGAAGCCCTACAAGCTGGGCCAGAAGGTGGAAACCTTCACCATCAACTTCGCTGACCTGACCCCGGCCACGGCCAACGTGGACATGCAGTGGGAAATGACCGGCGCCAAGTTTAAGGTAATTGCCGACGTGGACAGCAAAGTAATGGCGCAGATTGATGAGAAGGTTATCAAAAACGCTTCTCCCAGCGCCAATGACCTGGCCGCTGCCGCTGCTTACTACTACGATAACAACAAAGACGCCAAGCAGGCACTGGCCTGGATTCAGAAAGCCAACGCCACGGAGCCTAAGTTCTGGAACGTGCTGACGGAAGCCAAAATCCGCCTGAAAATGAAGGATTACAAAGGCGCCGTTACGGCCGCGGAGCAGTCGAAGAAACTGGCGCAGGAAGCTAAAAATGCTGACTACGTGAAGATGAACGACGCGCTGATTGTGGATGCCAAGAAAGCCGGCAAGCTGTAA
- a CDS encoding sodium:solute symporter — translation MSALDWAVLAGALTFIIGYGAWRTRQAGSSLDGYLLGGRQTRWWGVGLSIIATQASAITFLSTPGQAYADGMRFIQFYFGLPVAMVLISIVAVPIYQRLQVYTAYEYLQSRFDKRTRTLAAGLFLLQRGLSNGLSLYAPALVLSAILGWNTTVTVCLLGAAIIGYTVSGGTRAVTVTQQGQVAVIFSGMVVAGYLLVHYLPAEVGFSDAMHLAGRMGKLNLVDFHFDWENRYNFWTGMTGGLFLALSYFGTDQSQVQRYLSGQSVTQSRLGLLMNGLVKVPMQFGILLVGVLLFVFYLFQPAPLTFNRPIYERVMRSAVAPQARQLQQEYSGIQDAQREAATALVAAHQQNNAPAQAAADQRLQTTQAAAAGIRESWKGLVKQVAPAADSKDTDYVFISFVLHYLPRGLVGLLVAVVLSAAMSSAASGLNSLGSTTLIDLYRPFTRRLHCPDAHLVAVSRWSTVGWGVLGVGFALFAARMENLIQAVNILGSLFYGTILGIFAVAFFLKEVRGRAVFWAAVITQVATFLAFWLTDIAYLWYNILGCFAVMLLAVVGQAVWNRKSTHLTEHASL, via the coding sequence ATGAGCGCGCTGGACTGGGCCGTACTGGCGGGGGCGCTGACGTTTATCATTGGGTATGGGGCCTGGCGCACGCGGCAAGCCGGCTCCTCCTTGGATGGCTACCTGCTGGGCGGCCGCCAAACCCGCTGGTGGGGCGTGGGGCTGAGCATTATTGCCACCCAGGCTTCGGCCATTACCTTTCTCAGTACTCCCGGCCAGGCCTATGCCGATGGCATGCGCTTTATTCAGTTCTACTTTGGCCTGCCCGTGGCCATGGTGCTGATTTCGATAGTTGCCGTACCCATTTACCAGCGCCTGCAGGTATATACCGCCTACGAGTACCTGCAAAGCCGTTTTGATAAGCGCACCCGCACCCTGGCTGCCGGCCTTTTCCTGCTGCAGCGCGGCCTCAGCAACGGACTTTCCCTATATGCCCCCGCGTTAGTTTTATCGGCTATTCTGGGCTGGAATACTACCGTAACGGTGTGCCTGCTGGGCGCCGCTATTATTGGCTATACCGTGAGCGGAGGCACCCGCGCCGTTACCGTCACGCAGCAGGGGCAGGTAGCGGTTATCTTCAGTGGCATGGTGGTGGCTGGCTACCTGCTGGTGCATTATCTGCCGGCAGAAGTAGGCTTTTCGGATGCCATGCACCTGGCCGGGCGCATGGGCAAGCTGAACCTGGTGGACTTCCATTTCGACTGGGAAAACCGCTACAACTTCTGGACGGGTATGACGGGCGGCCTGTTTCTGGCGCTGTCCTACTTCGGCACCGACCAAAGCCAGGTGCAGCGCTACCTCTCCGGCCAGAGCGTAACCCAAAGCCGCCTGGGCCTGCTCATGAACGGGCTGGTGAAAGTGCCCATGCAGTTTGGCATCCTGCTGGTGGGCGTGCTGCTGTTTGTGTTCTACCTGTTTCAGCCCGCCCCGCTCACCTTCAACCGGCCTATCTATGAGCGGGTAATGCGCAGCGCCGTGGCGCCCCAGGCCCGGCAGCTGCAGCAAGAGTACAGTGGCATTCAGGACGCGCAGCGCGAGGCGGCCACGGCGCTGGTAGCTGCCCACCAGCAGAACAATGCTCCGGCCCAGGCTGCCGCCGACCAGCGCCTGCAAACCACCCAGGCCGCCGCCGCCGGCATCCGCGAATCGTGGAAAGGCCTGGTAAAGCAGGTAGCGCCCGCGGCCGATTCCAAAGACACCGACTACGTGTTCATTTCCTTTGTGCTGCACTACCTGCCCCGCGGGCTGGTGGGGCTGCTGGTGGCCGTGGTACTAAGCGCCGCCATGAGCTCGGCCGCCTCGGGCCTCAACTCCCTGGGCTCTACCACGCTCATCGACTTATACCGCCCGTTTACGCGCCGCCTGCACTGCCCCGATGCACATCTGGTAGCGGTTTCGCGCTGGTCTACGGTGGGCTGGGGCGTGCTGGGCGTGGGTTTTGCCCTGTTCGCGGCCCGCATGGAAAACCTGATTCAGGCCGTTAATATTCTGGGCTCCCTGTTCTACGGCACTATCCTGGGTATTTTTGCCGTGGCTTTCTTTCTGAAGGAGGTGCGGGGCCGGGCCGTATTCTGGGCTGCCGTCATCACCCAGGTGGCCACCTTTCTGGCTTTCTGGCTTACTGATATTGCCTACTTGTGGTACAATATCTTGGGCTGCTTTGCGGTGATGCTGCTGGCGGTAGTAGGCCAGGCGGTGTGGAATAGAAAATCAACCCACCTGACAGAACACGCTTCCCTCTAA
- a CDS encoding DUF2461 domain-containing protein, producing the protein MDRAFLLNFLRQLAANNHKTWMDTNRADYHRARAIYTELVAELLRGAQRFEPDLAPLSPSDVMFRINKNDRFQQSNEPYKRHMGAGVKPGGRHSPWAGYFIALEPGGESYVGAGRWMPEPAQLARIRQEIHYNGEAFHVMRQQPELLRHYPQGLDRSQALKTAPKGYDRTDPDIEWLQLKSHFVWQSIPDADVLRPDFPEQVLTAWRAAQPLVHFLNDAMTVEE; encoded by the coding sequence ATGGATAGAGCTTTTCTACTGAATTTCCTGCGCCAGCTGGCGGCCAACAACCATAAAACCTGGATGGATACCAACCGGGCCGACTACCACCGCGCCCGCGCCATCTACACGGAGCTGGTGGCAGAATTGCTGCGCGGGGCCCAGCGCTTCGAGCCCGATCTGGCGCCGCTCTCACCGTCGGATGTAATGTTCCGCATCAATAAAAACGACCGGTTTCAGCAAAGTAACGAGCCTTACAAGCGCCACATGGGTGCCGGCGTAAAGCCCGGCGGGCGCCATAGTCCGTGGGCAGGCTATTTTATTGCTCTGGAGCCCGGCGGCGAAAGCTACGTGGGCGCCGGCCGCTGGATGCCCGAGCCCGCCCAGCTGGCCCGCATCCGGCAGGAGATTCACTACAACGGTGAGGCCTTTCACGTCATGCGCCAGCAACCGGAGTTGCTGCGCCACTATCCCCAGGGCCTCGACCGCAGCCAGGCCCTGAAAACCGCCCCCAAAGGTTACGACCGCACGGACCCGGACATTGAATGGCTGCAGCTGAAAAGTCATTTTGTGTGGCAATCCATTCCGGATGCCGACGTGCTCCGGCCCGATTTCCCGGAGCAGGTGCTCACAGCCTGGCGTGCTGCTCAACCCCTGGTGCACTTCCTGAACGACGCCATGACAGTGGAGGAATAA
- a CDS encoding MOSC domain-containing protein has product MAASPLTLSALYIYPVKSLGGIPLTEAEVELRGLRHDRRWLIVDARNQFMTQRQQPHMALLQVSPAYNGFLLTHRQRPDLLPLYIPFEATPERTLFVTIWDDMVFAWRGTPAADAWLTEALGQTCRLVYMSDMVMRATEPEQNPDDQMVSFADAYPFLLAGEASLQELNTRLAEPVPMDRFRPNFVFAGGTPWQEDTWTDFQIGEVRFRAVKPCARCPVTTINQLTAQKSAEPLRTLATYRAAGNKVLFGQNLTGPGQGLVRLGDVITVHKLREVHA; this is encoded by the coding sequence ATGGCTGCCTCTCCCCTGACGTTATCTGCCCTTTATATTTATCCGGTTAAGTCGCTGGGCGGCATTCCGCTCACGGAGGCTGAGGTAGAGCTGCGCGGCCTGCGCCACGACCGGCGCTGGCTTATTGTGGACGCCCGTAACCAGTTTATGACGCAGCGGCAGCAGCCGCATATGGCCCTATTGCAGGTGTCTCCCGCTTATAATGGCTTCCTGCTCACGCACCGCCAGCGCCCGGATCTGCTTCCCTTATATATCCCTTTTGAAGCCACCCCGGAGCGGACCCTTTTCGTCACCATCTGGGACGATATGGTGTTTGCCTGGCGCGGCACTCCCGCCGCCGATGCGTGGCTGACGGAAGCTCTGGGCCAAACCTGCCGGCTGGTCTATATGTCGGATATGGTCATGCGGGCTACAGAGCCCGAGCAGAACCCGGACGACCAAATGGTGAGCTTTGCCGATGCCTACCCGTTTCTGCTGGCCGGGGAAGCTTCGCTGCAGGAACTGAATACCCGGTTGGCGGAGCCGGTGCCTATGGACCGCTTCCGGCCCAACTTCGTGTTTGCCGGCGGCACGCCCTGGCAGGAAGACACTTGGACAGACTTTCAGATTGGGGAAGTCCGCTTTCGGGCGGTAAAGCCGTGTGCGCGCTGCCCGGTTACTACCATTAATCAGCTAACGGCTCAGAAAAGCGCCGAGCCGCTTCGCACGCTGGCCACCTATCGCGCTGCGGGCAATAAAGTGCTGTTTGGGCAAAATCTCACCGGGCCCGGGCAGGGCCTCGTGCGCCTCGGCGACGTTATTACGGTGCACAAACTCCGGGAAGTCCACGCCTAG
- a CDS encoding PIG-L family deacetylase, protein MRLSFWWKTAVLVLLLPFTTLAQAPKTYSSSDILLGLKKLNVLGSVLYIAAHPDDENTRLIAYLANGRLLETGYFSCTRGDGGQNLIGPELREQLGVIRTQELLAARRIDGGQQFFSRANDFGFSKTAEETFTIWDREQVLSDMVWVIRQRRPDVLITRFPPDARAGHGHHTASAMLAIDAFDAAGDPNRFPEQLKYVKAWQPKRLLWNTGSFFVKAGEDMSSYLKLDAGGYNPLLGQSYGEIAARSRSQHRSQGFGSAATRGEALEYFQPLKGEKAGNDLFEGVDMSWNRVKGGAAVAKLLEEVIQKYDPSKPEASVVGLLKVRNQLMVLAYSGANQKGQTSNDVFWAEEKAAAVNQLIYDALGLHLEATVQQATTASSDSVRLNTMAINRSSIPVQLESIVYKISGFRDNVAGIEETANTVLKNDIVRNGTYRFKAPITLAVSQPYWLREQGTIGMYKIPDVIDRRDWGLEVAAAKALSATGLDVIHSQEVVGEPENEPVAIASFHLKVNGEGIGYDMPIQYKRVDPALGELYRPLAVVPPVAVNIVGHAYVFAENKPKTVLVTLKAGRSNAKGTVALQVPTGWKAEPTSIPFDIKNKDEERTVEFWVQPTSSQQSTGQLRAVATMDGQAYSRGIQVINYSHIPTQTLFPEAVAPLVKLDLKRRKQDIGYLMGAGDDVPDALRQIGYNVTLLKPEDLTAERLRRYQAVVVGIRAYNTLDRLKYQQPALLQYVENGGNLVVQYTVSRGTVLPEIGPYPMKLSSDRVTVENAPVTFLKPQHALLNTPNKITSKDFEGWQQEQGLYYPSQWDTKYQTIISSHDPGEPAKESAILVADYGKGHYIYTGLSFFRELPAGVPGAYRLLTNMIELGDKK, encoded by the coding sequence ATGCGCTTGTCTTTTTGGTGGAAAACCGCTGTGCTGGTTTTACTACTACCTTTTACAACCCTCGCCCAGGCTCCCAAAACCTATTCCTCCTCTGATATACTGCTGGGCCTGAAAAAGCTCAACGTACTGGGCTCGGTGCTATACATTGCGGCCCACCCCGATGACGAGAATACCCGCCTGATTGCCTACCTGGCCAACGGGCGCCTGCTGGAAACCGGCTACTTCAGCTGTACCCGCGGCGACGGCGGCCAGAACCTCATTGGCCCTGAGCTGCGCGAGCAGCTAGGCGTCATCCGCACCCAGGAGCTTCTGGCTGCGCGCCGCATTGATGGGGGCCAGCAGTTCTTCTCCCGCGCCAACGACTTCGGCTTCAGCAAAACCGCCGAGGAAACCTTCACCATCTGGGACCGGGAGCAGGTGCTCTCCGATATGGTCTGGGTGATTCGCCAGCGCCGGCCGGATGTGCTCATCACCCGCTTCCCGCCCGACGCCCGCGCCGGCCACGGCCACCACACCGCCTCCGCCATGCTGGCCATTGATGCCTTTGATGCCGCCGGTGATCCTAACCGTTTCCCCGAGCAGCTGAAATACGTGAAGGCCTGGCAACCCAAACGCCTGCTCTGGAACACCGGCTCTTTCTTCGTGAAGGCGGGGGAGGATATGAGCAGTTACCTCAAACTGGATGCCGGCGGCTACAACCCACTATTGGGCCAGAGCTACGGTGAAATTGCTGCCCGCAGCCGCTCTCAGCACCGCTCACAGGGCTTTGGCTCTGCCGCCACGCGGGGCGAGGCGCTGGAATATTTCCAGCCGCTGAAAGGGGAGAAGGCAGGTAATGACTTGTTTGAGGGCGTGGATATGAGTTGGAACCGCGTGAAAGGCGGGGCTGCCGTGGCTAAGCTCCTTGAGGAGGTAATTCAGAAGTATGATCCGAGCAAGCCGGAGGCGAGTGTAGTGGGGCTACTGAAAGTGCGAAACCAGCTTATGGTGCTTGCTTATTCAGGGGCTAATCAGAAAGGACAAACCTCAAACGACGTTTTTTGGGCGGAGGAAAAGGCAGCAGCGGTAAACCAGTTGATATATGACGCATTAGGATTGCATTTGGAAGCAACTGTGCAACAAGCAACCACTGCCTCTTCAGATTCGGTTAGATTGAACACTATGGCCATTAATCGGTCATCTATTCCGGTTCAGTTGGAATCAATCGTTTATAAGATTAGTGGTTTTAGAGATAATGTAGCTGGAATCGAAGAAACAGCAAATACAGTTCTGAAAAACGACATTGTGCGCAATGGTACGTATCGATTCAAAGCCCCCATCACCTTAGCCGTGTCGCAACCTTATTGGTTGCGTGAACAAGGAACAATAGGTATGTATAAAATCCCGGACGTTATAGACAGGAGAGACTGGGGACTAGAGGTTGCGGCTGCGAAAGCATTATCAGCTACTGGTCTAGACGTCATTCATTCACAAGAAGTAGTTGGCGAGCCAGAAAACGAGCCAGTAGCCATTGCGAGCTTTCATTTGAAAGTGAATGGGGAAGGAATTGGCTATGACATGCCCATCCAATACAAGCGCGTCGACCCTGCCCTAGGCGAGCTGTACCGCCCTTTGGCCGTAGTGCCGCCCGTGGCCGTGAACATCGTAGGCCATGCCTACGTCTTCGCGGAAAACAAGCCCAAAACAGTGCTGGTAACCCTAAAAGCCGGACGTTCCAATGCCAAAGGCACGGTGGCGCTGCAAGTGCCCACCGGTTGGAAAGCAGAACCCACCAGCATTCCGTTCGACATCAAGAACAAGGACGAAGAGCGCACGGTGGAATTCTGGGTGCAGCCCACAAGTAGCCAGCAGAGTACCGGCCAGCTGCGCGCCGTGGCAACTATGGATGGCCAGGCATATAGCCGCGGCATTCAGGTTATCAACTACTCCCACATTCCAACCCAAACATTATTTCCAGAAGCCGTGGCCCCGCTGGTTAAGCTGGACCTGAAGCGGCGGAAGCAGGATATCGGCTACCTCATGGGGGCCGGCGACGACGTGCCGGATGCTCTGCGCCAGATTGGCTACAACGTAACCCTGCTCAAGCCCGAAGACCTGACCGCAGAGCGCCTGCGCCGCTACCAGGCTGTGGTAGTAGGCATACGTGCCTACAATACCCTGGACCGCCTCAAGTACCAGCAGCCTGCCTTGCTGCAATACGTGGAAAATGGCGGCAATCTGGTGGTGCAGTACACCGTGAGCCGCGGTACGGTATTGCCCGAAATTGGCCCGTACCCCATGAAGCTCTCCAGCGACCGGGTAACCGTAGAAAACGCCCCCGTTACCTTCCTCAAGCCCCAGCATGCCCTGCTGAACACCCCCAACAAGATTACAAGCAAAGATTTTGAAGGCTGGCAGCAGGAGCAGGGCCTCTACTACCCCTCGCAGTGGGACACCAAATACCAAACCATCATCAGCAGCCACGACCCCGGTGAGCCCGCCAAGGAAAGCGCCATTCTGGTAGCCGATTATGGTAAAGGTCACTACATCTACACCGGCCTCTCGTTCTTCCGGGAGCTGCCGGCCGGTGTGCCCGGTGCCTACCGCCTGCTCACTAATATGATTGAGCTGGGAGATAAGAAGTAA